One Gracilinanus agilis isolate LMUSP501 unplaced genomic scaffold, AgileGrace unplaced_scaffold39456, whole genome shotgun sequence DNA window includes the following coding sequences:
- the LOC123255115 gene encoding cytohesin-1-like codes for MQRSKQVAMGRKKFNMDPKKGIQFLIENDLLKNTCDDIAQFLYKGEGLNKTAIGDYLGERDEFNIQVLHAFVELHEFTDLNLVQALR; via the exons aTGCAGAGGAGCAAACAGGTAGCCATGGGCAGGAAAAAGTTCAATATGGATCCTAAAAAG GGGATCCAATTTTTAATAGAGAATGACCTATTGAAGAACACTTGTGATGATATTGCACAGTTCCTGTACAAAGGTGAAGGGCTCAACAAAACCGCTATTGGAGACTACCTGGGTGAAAG AGATGAGTTTAATATCCAAGTCCTTCATGCTTTTGTGGAATTGCATGAATTCACTGATCTTAATCTTGTCCAGGCATTACG